The sequence CAGAGCAtgggtttggggaggggtgaGCATTCACCTTCTCCTCTGCCTGCATGGGTGTGGGTCCAAATGCTGGTCTGCTGCAAATGGAGCATCTCCCCACGGGCAGCCAACGGGTCACTGCAACCTGTATGGTTTGGCCCTGGCGCTGTGTAAATACCGGGGAGTGACGCTGCCCGTCTCCTTTCCCTGTGGACTTTGACGCCTCTGCCCCATGCAGCCCACTCCCCTAAAATACGGCAGCCAGACTGTACGCAGGctgcaaggagaggaggaaaagctgGTGCCTTATTTGGTTTTTAGAAGGTGTTTGCAAAAGGAAAAGGGAGGCAAACACCTGGAGGCTGTAGGACCATGCCCGGGATGCAGGATGCCGCGTGATGCTCGTGCAGCCGCAGGTTGTGCTGCGGCAGGAGTGGTGGTGCGTTGTGGGGAGCACACCGAGGAGCCCCCTGAAAGCCTAAAGCCTCAACCCAAACCTCTCTTTGTAGGCTGCATTTTAACAATTAGTGTTTTTTCTAATCTCCCTCCCCTTGTTTTCACAGCCCCCGGGTGCCGTTCCCGGTACACAACCATTGCTGCCCAATTCGATGGATCCCACGCGACAGCAAGGTAAACCCAGCGGAGGAGGGTCAAACGTTAACGTTTCTCATTAGCTGTTAATTTGGGACTCTGAGTGGCTGCTGTGCCGCATAACACCCCTGCTTTCCTCCCAACAGGGCACCCTAACATGGGCGGCCCCATGCAAAGGATGAATCCTCCGCGAGGGATGGGCCCCATGGGTCCCGGTCCGCAGGTAAGCCCAGCGCCAAAGAGCATCATCGAAACAACCTCCTGGGGCTCAAAGGGCTGGGAGTTCCCCCCCCATGCCCTGTCCTCCCATTAGTGTTAATGTGTTTTACATTAGTCTTGCATCTGGAAATCCCTCCTTTTAACATGAGCGAGGTCTTCAGAGCTCATTAAGGGTATTGCaacctccctcctgcccttccgTCAAAGGGGATGGCACTTAGCGCCGCGCCGGAGCAACCTTTGAGTGCATTACACTGCCTGCCTGGGAAATAGTTACGACCCTAACAGCAGGAAAGGCAAAGGAGgcttgcaataaaaataaataaataaaaataaattgcaaagatCCCTTTAGCAGGGGAATAAGGCTTTCCTCTGCGAGGTTCCCCTCTGCCTGCCCTTCCCGCTGCCTGCTTGAGCTCTCTATTTCAGGAAAGGGGAGTAAACTCCTGAAATTAAGCAGATCTGGGTTAATATATGCTGTCTCTCCATTGATTCACTTTACGGAGTGGCTTGTTGACTCACTCCTGTTTGTTCCTTCTACGAGACTTCAAAACCAGATTACCATATTTTGGTTGGAGGTTTATCCTCTCTGCATCGTCGCCTACGTCAAGTTTGTAGCGCGAGGATCAGAGTCTGTCAAGAGACAAGCGGGTGCgctggagttttgttttgtttttcccccagaGACTGTTGCAATAAGTGAATATTGTGTAAAGAGGGAGTTGTGTCATCTCTTTTTTAACACCAGGCTGAGGATGCTGCTCAGGGATGCCCGCCCGTCTCCATTAGGCACCCAGATCCATCCTAGGGCAGGGGATAAAAAACCTGCACGAGCATCGTTTTGCGGACAAGCCCTGCAATAGCGCCGCTGCTCTGCTTAAAATCCTCCTTTCCAGGAGGATtgcacccaaaaaaaaaaaaaaaaaaaaatggcatttgttAGCGTGGCCTGCGCCAAGGAGAGCGGCGGCGGTTTGCCTGGGGGAGGCTGCTCGCTTCCCACTTGCAGAGCTCGCCGTGAAACTTGGAAGCCGCGAGCGCGCGTTCAACGCCGCGTGGGATGCGGCGGCTCTGGGAGCCGGCAGGAGTTGTGAAATGTTCAGAGCTTTATTTTTGACTCCGCCGTTCCCTGTGTATGTACATTAGGGAGAGGTTTTTTAAAAGGCAGCCTTCCCCTGGAGAAGAGCTGGGCTTCCCAATCTGGCACCCACGGGGCGCTGCCTCCCCGCAGCCCTCCAGGAACCAGCGCCTATGCAGGCAACCACTGAAAATAGCCACCCAAACCCAGCAGCCCCTCACACCCTTGCGTGTCATgggctgcttttttctttaagcttTGCATCAGGACCTTCCCAAATACTCCTTAAGTTATTCCAAAGGGCTGCAGAGCATCCAGCCAGGACATCCCGGCGACCTGACAACAGCTACTTATTACACACCGATGATGAATCATCCCTTACAACCAGTCACCACTGCCTTTTTCCCTTTAATAGTCACAGTTTTAGCTCTGCAGAGGCCAAAATTAGGTTTGCTGGTGCCTCTACGAAGAGGGTTTGTAGCTTGCTGGGTTTCGGTGGTGTCTTGCTGGAGCCCGGCATCCAGGTCGCTCGGCACAGCTGCGTTCCCTCCCCACCCTCTCTGAGCATCTTTCAGATGGCTTCGTTTTCCAGCCTTTCAGCTCCAATTAAAACcgctgagcttttttttttttttttttttaaacaaggggTTTGATGCTGCTATTCAGTGTAAATGGCTGGATTTCAATCAATTAAGGACTTGCCGGTAATTTGTTTGGGAAAACCCTTTTCTGCCTCTTCAAAACAAACTTTGGCAATGCCCTCAGCAGAGCACCGTGCTCCGGTGGGTCcataaatgcagagaaaaatcaACAGCACTGAAGGATTGCATTTAAAATCCAGCTCGGAGCGCTCTGAGGGGCTGCGAAATAGGAAGCGGCCAGCCGTCCCTCCTCCTGCCCTAGGAATTTTTTCTCTAAATGGCAGAAATACAGCCCAAAAAGATGCATTGTGGCAGGAAGGTGGGaggggaggagcagcagcacgaCCTAAATCTGGCTGCACATTGCCCGCGGGGCACAGGGAGCAAAGCGCAGACCAAATGGAGCGCGGCATTCGGGGGATTCCTCTTCCTTCACTGCCTTGGGCTTGGCTTTGTACTAGAGCTGGTTTTAGGAGATGAGGGATGCAGATCTGAGGCTCCTGGTCCCAGCTGGAGGCTAAGCCGGGGTGGAATAAGCCAGGAGAGGAGCCCCGAGGGGCTGCCTGCCCTCgcctgctccccgcagctccgGGAGATGTAGCAGAGAGCTGGGAAGCAACGGGAAAACAAGCTTGGCTTGGTTTCCCCTACTCCAGCCGTCATCCTGGGAGCAGGGGATGCTCCATCTCGGAGGGAGGTCGTGCAGCCTTTTCCTATCCTTACGCTGCAGAAATAACCTTCCAAGCGATGCAgcttttctcctcctgctcctgttttctccTGCACAAAAAGAGAAACCCGAAAGGCTGTTGTTGGCGCCTGGGGGCTGTAAGCAGATTTGTCTcctggagctgggagggggctgtTTTCCCTCCACCAACAGGGCATCAGAGACTGGGGGGGCACTCTGGGGCTCAGACTGGCTCCCTTCCATATTCAGCTGCCTGTTTTTTTATAAAAGCAATTGCTAATGGCCTCTACGTTCATcatcatctaattttttttttttttttaaagctcatttTTGCAAACTAACcctcttggttttttgtttgtttcttggttttggggttttttttcattctctggtTTCCCTTCCCGTTACAGTAGACTGACCCTTGGTTATCGTTGCAGAACTATGGCAGCGGCATGAGACCTCCACCCAACTCCCTCGGTCCCGGCATGCCTGGAATTAACATGTAAGGCAAACCCCGCGCTGGGGGTGTTTGGCTGCTGACTTGGGCTTTGTGGGACCGAACcgataaaaacactttttttttttttttctttccctgtttaaTTTTGACCCCAGGGGGCCGGGAGCAGGCAGACCGTGGCCGAACCCCAGCAGTGCTAACTCAGTGAGTATCTCGTGGTCCCTGAAGTGAGAGCAGGGCTGGTTGGGGACCGTCCTGCAAATGAGGCCATTCCCCGTTAGCTGAATCCTGCTAACGAGAGGGGGTTCCCTGGCTTCTTGTTGAGGTGCTCTATCTAAAGCTTAAGCCCTGCTCCTGTGCTGCTCTCCCTGCAGTGGGGTGCAGCTGGTGGACCCTGGGACCCCCgtcctggctgggctgggggggcagtgggggctcTTGGCTGTGCCCTGCTGAGGCGCAGCCCCCGTGCACCCCGTGTCTGAACCTGGCTCTCTTCTCTCTATAGATCCCATACTCTTCTTCATCGCCTGGTACATACGTGGTGAGTCCTCCTGCTCCATCTGTCTGTCCTGTCGCTGGGGTGTGGAGGTGTTACGGCTCAGGGAGCTCGTGTGGTTTTGGAGGGGGAATCGATACAGGGAACTGGGTTTGGGGTTGCGAGGTCCAGCTGAAGGAGGCGTTTGAAAACCTGAGGAGTTGGGTTATGCTTGTGCTTGCGTGGCTGACCCTCGCTTTGTCTCTCTGCAGGGTCCGCCCGGTGGCGGCGGTCCTCCGGGGACGCCCATCATGCCCAGTCCTGCAGGTACGAGCCCCCCGAGTCCCCCCTCTCCAGGTCCAGCCCTCCCGGgctcctgccccttcccctgccaggaGCCCCCATCCTTGGGGCTGCGCCACAGAGCACGGGCaacccctgccccaccagcaaTAACTGATTTATGTAGCTTTCGCCTTTCTGGGGAGCGAGCAGCGTGGGCTGCTTGGACTTGGGATGGCGTTTGGGGATGTTTTTACATCCCCCTTTGGATTTGGATGCTGTGGGGCTCGGGGAGGTGGGGAATGCTACACAGTGGGGAATTACTTCCCCACGCTTCCCAGCTAGGAGctgaattatttttcacagttgAATTTCTGTGATTAAAAACTTTGTGGATCTTCATTAAATACAAATTAGGCAGAAAATGGTGGTACTTAGAGGGAATTTTAGGtgataaaatacaaaagaatgaGTTCAAGTGGCATGAGtttgttttaattaagaaatGAATTAATCACCCGACTTACTGGGCTTCACTGTTCCACAGATTCAACAAATTCAAGTGACAACATCTACACAATGATTAATCCAGTACCGCCCGCAGGCAGTCGATCGAATGTAAGTCTGCTTTCTAATAATTTACATATCAGATACCATAACAAATCATAATTAACTTCATCAGTTGAGAGTAAAGCAGTTTAATTGATTTCAGCCATTtgttacaaaacagaaataaaacaaaccatcAAAAAGCGATTAACTCTTCGGCAACTTTGTTAATTTTTTATGCTTATTAGAAAGCAGCAGTCCTGCTGCTCCGGCCAAGGTGGTGGCAGCTGTGTGCCCGGCGAGATGCTGTGTTTTGCGGGATACGGGCTGATTTAAATCTCATTAAATGCTGATAGGAGGAAGCCCTCTGCGCTGCCACAGGTCTGGGTCTGCCCACACCCATCTGGCCAAATTTTCTAGGTGAACCCACAGGACCACGAGCCCCCAAATGTGCCCCGCAGCCTCAGGGGGTGCATGGGTCCCTCTTCTCGCCCCGCTCCAGAGGgatggctggggaggggacagtcCCCAGGAGCTGCCGGGGCTGTGGCAGACGTGCCCGGGGTGGTTTTGTggctgattttggttttgttgccttttttctcctgcagttcCCGATGGGCCCCGGCTCTGACGGCCCCATGGGCGGCATGGGCGGCATGGAGCCCCATCACATGAACGGATCGTTAGGTGAGTGCTTGtgcaggggggggctgtggatCGGGGAGCCCCGCCGTGCCTTCGCTCCCCGGGGACGCTGGCGGAGCGTCCCAGTGCCTGCTCCCGTCCCAGGGTCAGCCCCCAGTTTGGGCCAGTGCTTGAAGCAGAGCCTTTGACTGGAAATCAGaagagggaccgggggggggtggtggcaTGGTATGGGGCCATTGCTGCATGCTGAGTAAGGCTGTTCTCCTTTTGTCTGTCCCCCTGTGCAGGGTCAGGAGACATAGATGGACTTCCAAAAGTAAGTGAGCTGCAGAGCGGGTGTGTGGGTCCCCCTTTTCTCGGCACCAGGGTGCCAGTGTAACCCCAGTGGATGGGGACACGTCGGGGGGACATGACTGGGGCAGGCGGGGCTGTGTCCTGCCCCCACAGTGtttggggggggcacagggacctgctcaccccctcctccctcccccatctCCCACAGAATTC comes from Athene noctua chromosome 5, bAthNoc1.hap1.1, whole genome shotgun sequence and encodes:
- the SSBP3 gene encoding single-stranded DNA-binding protein 3 isoform X13, producing MFAKGKGSAVPSDGQAREKLALYVYEYLLHVGAQKSAQTFLSEIRWEKNITLGEPPGFLHSWWCVFWDLYCAAPERRDTCEHSSEAKAFHDYPFMSPRYAGGPRPPIRMGNQPPGAVPGTQPLLPNSMDPTRQQGHPNMGGPMQRMNPPRGMGPMGPGPQTDPWLSLQNYGSGMRPPPNSLGPGMPGINMGPGAGRPWPNPSSANSIPYSSSSPGTYVGPPGGGGPPGTPIMPSPADSTNSSDNIYTMINPVPPAGSRSNFPMGPGSDGPMGGMGGMEPHHMNGSLGSGDIDGLPKNSPNNISGISNPPGTPRDDGELGGNFLHSFQNDNYSPSMTMSV
- the SSBP3 gene encoding single-stranded DNA-binding protein 3 isoform X14 encodes the protein MFAKGKGSAVPSDGQAREKLALYVYEYLLHVGAQKSAQTFLSEIRWEKNITLGEPPGFLHSWWCVFWDLYCAAPERRDTCEHSSEAKAFHDYPFMSPRYAGGPRPPIRMGNQPPGAVPGTQPLLPNSMDPTRQQGHPNMGGPMQRMNPPRGMGPMGPGPQNYGSGMRPPPNSLGPGMPGINMGPGAGRPWPNPSSANSIPYSSSSPGTYVGPPGGGGPPGTPIMPSPADSTNSSDNIYTMINPVPPAGSRSNFPMGPGSDGPMGGMGGMEPHHMNGSLGSGDIDGLPKNSPNNISGISNPPGTPRDDGELGGNFLHSFQNDNYSPSMTMSV
- the SSBP3 gene encoding single-stranded DNA-binding protein 3 isoform X17 is translated as MFAKGKGSAVPSDGQAREKLALYVYEYLLHVGAQKSAQTFLSEIRWEKNITLGEPPGFLHSWWCVFWDLYCAAPERRDTCEHSSEAKAFHDYPPGAVPGTQPLLPNSMDPTRQQGHPNMGGPMQRMNPPRGMGPMGPGPQTDPWLSLQNYGSGMRPPPNSLGPGMPGINMGPGAGRPWPNPSSANSIPYSSSSPGTYVGPPGGGGPPGTPIMPSPADSTNSSDNIYTMINPVPPAGSRSNFPMGPGSDGPMGGMGGMEPHHMNGSLGSGDIDGLPKNSPNNISGISNPPGTPRDDGELGGNFLHSFQNDNYSPSMTMSV
- the SSBP3 gene encoding single-stranded DNA-binding protein 3 isoform X11, with product MFAKGKGSAVPSDGQAREKLALYVYEYLLHVGAQKSAQTFLSEIRWEKNITLGEPPGFLHSWWCVFWDLYCAAPERRDTCEHSSEAKAFHDYSAAAAPSPVLGNIPPNDGMPGGPIPPGFFQPPGAVPGTQPLLPNSMDPTRQQGHPNMGGPMQRMNPPRGMGPMGPGPQTDPWLSLQNYGSGMRPPPNSLGPGMPGINMGPGAGRPWPNPSSANSIPYSSSSPGTYVGPPGGGGPPGTPIMPSPADSTNSSDNIYTMINPVPPAGSRSNFPMGPGSDGPMGGMGGMEPHHMNGSLGSGDIDGLPKNSPNNISGISNPPGTPRDDGELGGNFLHSFQNDNYSPSMTMSV
- the SSBP3 gene encoding single-stranded DNA-binding protein 3 isoform X18, whose amino-acid sequence is MFAKGKGSAVPSDGQAREKLALYVYEYLLHVGAQKSAQTFLSESAAAAPSPVLGNIPPNDGMPGGPIPPGFFQPFMSPRYAGGPRPPIRMGNQPPGAVPGTQPLLPNSMDPTRQQGHPNMGGPMQRMNPPRGMGPMGPGPQNYGSGMRPPPNSLGPGMPGINMGPGAGRPWPNPSSANSIPYSSSSPGTYVGPPGGGGPPGTPIMPSPADSTNSSDNIYTMINPVPPAGSRSNFPMGPGSDGPMGGMGGMEPHHMNGSLGSGDIDGLPKNSPNNISGISNPPGTPRDDGELGGNFLHSFQNDNYSPSMTMSV
- the SSBP3 gene encoding single-stranded DNA-binding protein 3 isoform X4 — protein: MFAKGKGSAVPSDGQAREKLALYVYEYLLHVGAQKSAQTFLSEIRWEKNITLGEPPGFLHSWWCVFWDLYCAAPERRDTCEHSSEAKAFHDYSAAAAPSPVLGNIPPNDGMPGGPIPPGFFQPFMSPRYAGGPRPPIRMGNQPPGAVPGTQPLLPNSMDPTRQQGHPNMGGPMQRMNPPRGMGPMGPGPQTDPWLSLQNYGSGMRPPPNSLGPGMPGINMGPGAGRPWPNPSSANSIPYSSSSPGTYVGPPGGGGPPGTPIMPSPADSTNSSDNIYTMINPVPPAGSRSNFPMGPGSDGPMGGMGGMEPHHMNGSLGSGDIDGLPKNSPNNISGISNPPGTPRDDGELGGNFLHSFQNDNYSPSMTMSV
- the SSBP3 gene encoding single-stranded DNA-binding protein 3 isoform X19 codes for the protein MFAKGKGSAVPSDGQAREKLALYVYEYLLHVGAQKSAQTFLSEIRWEKNITLGEPPGFLHSWWCVFWDLYCAAPERRDTCEHSSEAKAFHDYPPGAVPGTQPLLPNSMDPTRQQGHPNMGGPMQRMNPPRGMGPMGPGPQNYGSGMRPPPNSLGPGMPGINMGPGAGRPWPNPSSANSIPYSSSSPGTYVGPPGGGGPPGTPIMPSPADSTNSSDNIYTMINPVPPAGSRSNFPMGPGSDGPMGGMGGMEPHHMNGSLGSGDIDGLPKNSPNNISGISNPPGTPRDDGELGGNFLHSFQNDNYSPSMTMSV
- the SSBP3 gene encoding single-stranded DNA-binding protein 3 isoform X24; this encodes MFAKGKGSAVPSDGQAREKLALYVYEYLLHVGAQKSAQTFLSEPFMSPRYAGGPRPPIRMGNQPPGAVPGTQPLLPNSMDPTRQQGHPNMGGPMQRMNPPRGMGPMGPGPQNYGSGMRPPPNSLGPGMPGINMGPGAGRPWPNPSSANSIPYSSSSPGTYVGPPGGGGPPGTPIMPSPADSTNSSDNIYTMINPVPPAGSRSNFPMGPGSDGPMGGMGGMEPHHMNGSLGSGDIDGLPKNSPNNISGISNPPGTPRDDGELGGNFLHSFQNDNYSPSMTMSV
- the SSBP3 gene encoding single-stranded DNA-binding protein 3 isoform X12, producing MFAKGKGSAVPSDGQAREKLALYVYEYLLHVGAQKSAQTFLSEIRWEKNITLGEPPGFLHSWWCVFWDLYCAAPERRDTCEHSSEAKAFHDYSAAAAPSPVLGNIPPNDGMPGGPIPPGFFQPPGAVPGTQPLLPNSMDPTRQQGHPNMGGPMQRMNPPRGMGPMGPGPQNYGSGMRPPPNSLGPGMPGINMGPGAGRPWPNPSSANSIPYSSSSPGTYVGPPGGGGPPGTPIMPSPADSTNSSDNIYTMINPVPPAGSRSNFPMGPGSDGPMGGMGGMEPHHMNGSLGSGDIDGLPKNSPNNISGISNPPGTPRDDGELGGNFLHSFQNDNYSPSMTMSV
- the SSBP3 gene encoding single-stranded DNA-binding protein 3 isoform X10, with protein sequence MFAKGKGSAVPSDGQAREKLALYVYEYLLHIRWEKNITLGEPPGFLHSWWCVFWDLYCAAPERRDTCEHSSEAKAFHDYSAAAAPSPVLGNIPPNDGMPGGPIPPGFFQPFMSPRYAGGPRPPIRMGNQPPGAVPGTQPLLPNSMDPTRQQGHPNMGGPMQRMNPPRGMGPMGPGPQNYGSGMRPPPNSLGPGMPGINMGPGAGRPWPNPSSANSIPYSSSSPGTYVGPPGGGGPPGTPIMPSPADSTNSSDNIYTMINPVPPAGSRSNFPMGPGSDGPMGGMGGMEPHHMNGSLGSGDIDGLPKNSPNNISGISNPPGTPRDDGELGGNFLHSFQNDNYSPSMTMSV